The following coding sequences are from one Epinephelus fuscoguttatus linkage group LG7, E.fuscoguttatus.final_Chr_v1 window:
- the LOC125892274 gene encoding C-type mannose receptor 2-like isoform X5 has protein sequence MDEDGLWNSLLCSNSLKVVCSYVRGSDVTFILITKSMTWTEAQSHCRVNYTDLTSVRNMTENQKVQELIPAGERVWIGLFRDSWKWSDGSTSLFKHWIPGYPADYQCVAVAFTYSRVSGQWYDWPCATKLQFICYSTPTSQTTSSSTAGFSTPPHYVTTSSETQPESATTKQVFRLKFHTQDSSLDPNDPAVMEDTLKKLKQNLKDQGLGDNIKLSWRKQPDGKVFHKEEKKKKKTKKDEL, from the exons ATGGATGAGGATGGACTATGGAACAGCCTCCTGTGTAGTAACAGCCTTAAGGTCGTCTGCTCATATGTCAGAG GGTCGGATGTGACATTTATCCTCATCACCAAATCCATGACATGGACTGAGGCCCAGAGCCACTGCAGAGTAAACTACACAGACCTGACCAGTGTGAGGAACATGACAGAGAACCAGAAGGTACAGGAGCTGATACCTGCAGGAGAACGTGTCTGGATCGGCCTCTTCAGAGACTCCTGGAAGTGGTCGGATGGAAGTACCTCCTTATTTAAGCACTGGATACCAGGGTACCCTGCTGACTATCAATGTGTGGCTGTAGCCTTTACCTACTCCCGTGTCTCCGGACAATGGTACGACTGGCCCTGTGCTACCAAGTTACAGTTCATTTGCTACAGCACAC CTACAAGTCAGACAACAAGCAGCAGCACGGCTGGATTCAGCACACCACCTCACTACGTCACCACTTCCAGTGAGACACAGCCTGAATCAG CTACGACAAAACAAGTGTTCAGACTGAAGTTTCACACACAGGACTCCTCTCTGGATCCGAATGACCCTGCTGTGATGGAGGACACCTTGAAGAAG CTCAAACAGAATCTGAAGGACCAGGGGCTGGGTGACAACATCAAACTGAGCTGGAGGAAGCAGCCAGATGGAAAAGTCTTCCacaaggaagagaagaagaagaagaagaccaaAAAGGATGAGCTTTAA